One Bacteroidota bacterium DNA segment encodes these proteins:
- a CDS encoding glycosyltransferase family 39 protein, whose product MNSDRRKQVYIFLPILLFFAYFPAFLELNDQSVRMWDESFYAINAYEMMNNGELWIKYFNDNPDTYNLKPPLMTWLQSLSFMTFGVGEFALRFPSALSGLILIMLLFWLIYRKVKVPLWGLITGLILATTPGFICNHVVRTGDYDAALTLFLFLSMWQFYLYLTKETELKKHLYLTSLFLILAVYTKGTAGLLFLPAMLILSLTFNKFMQIIKSKEFYISVFVFIIIVGAYYLYKAKAQPGYIDSWLKYESFGRFTEVQDGHSHPFFYYFTLLIRSQFLPWVFVLPLSLFFYWSEKNDQIKRLLKFALVSFIGYILFISLSQSKLEWYTAPILPFLAILSGYAVFRTIDLVIHIINAKKYIPKLLFSLAFVILVFYFPYAKTIKHVTNPVTNWAANKFGDYYKHLKSNYPDFKEFTLFHDGFNTHAVFYTNVFNQEYGYNIDYEMIFHDRSIYDSVYNKIQDGDKIMLYQNEILDDLRNKFDVSVFHRYDELKLVEVKLKAEED is encoded by the coding sequence ATGAATAGCGACCGTAGAAAACAAGTATATATTTTCCTGCCTATTCTTCTGTTTTTCGCATATTTCCCTGCTTTTTTAGAATTGAATGATCAAAGCGTTCGGATGTGGGATGAATCATTTTATGCGATCAATGCTTATGAAATGATGAATAATGGGGAGTTATGGATCAAGTATTTCAATGATAATCCAGATACATACAACCTGAAGCCTCCTTTAATGACCTGGTTGCAATCACTTTCGTTCATGACGTTTGGCGTTGGAGAGTTTGCCTTGCGATTCCCTTCAGCTTTAAGCGGACTCATATTAATCATGTTGCTATTTTGGCTCATTTACAGGAAAGTAAAAGTTCCTTTATGGGGATTAATTACTGGACTTATATTGGCTACAACACCAGGATTTATTTGTAACCATGTTGTGCGAACGGGAGATTATGATGCCGCCTTAACGCTTTTTCTTTTTTTATCGATGTGGCAGTTTTATTTGTATTTAACGAAGGAAACAGAACTGAAAAAGCACCTCTACTTAACTTCTTTATTTTTGATTCTGGCTGTTTATACAAAAGGCACGGCTGGGCTTTTGTTTTTGCCAGCTATGTTGATTCTGAGTTTAACTTTCAATAAGTTTATGCAGATTATCAAGTCGAAAGAGTTTTATATTTCGGTGTTTGTATTTATTATAATTGTTGGAGCCTATTATTTATATAAAGCAAAGGCACAGCCTGGATATATTGACTCCTGGCTCAAATACGAATCTTTTGGTCGTTTTACAGAAGTTCAGGATGGGCATAGTCATCCTTTCTTTTATTATTTTACGTTATTAATTCGATCGCAGTTTTTACCATGGGTTTTTGTATTACCACTAAGCTTGTTTTTTTACTGGAGTGAGAAAAATGATCAGATCAAGCGGTTATTAAAATTTGCTTTAGTTTCATTTATAGGTTATATTTTATTTATCTCCCTATCTCAAAGTAAATTAGAATGGTATACTGCTCCCATTCTCCCATTTTTAGCCATTCTTTCTGGATATGCTGTGTTTCGAACGATTGATCTTGTGATACATATCATTAATGCTAAAAAATATATTCCTAAATTATTATTCAGCCTTGCGTTTGTGATTCTTGTTTTCTATTTCCCCTATGCAAAAACCATCAAGCATGTTACCAACCCAGTAACAAATTGGGCTGCCAATAAATTTGGAGATTATTATAAACATCTGAAAAGCAATTATCCTGATTTTAAAGAGTTTACTTTATTTCATGATGGCTTTAATACACATGCGGTATTTTATACCAATGTTTTTAATCAGGAATATGGCTATAACATTGATTACGAAATGATATTTCACGATCGATCAATTTACGATAGTGTTTATAATAAGATTCAGGATGGTGATAAAATCATGCTCTACCAAAATGAAATTCTGGATGATTTACGCAATAAGTTTGATGTGAGTGTATTTCATCGATATGATGAACTGAAATTGGTAGAGGTTAAATTGAAGGCTGAGGAGGATTAA
- a CDS encoding adenosine deaminase: protein MLIEQYIKTIPKAELHLHIEGTFEPDLMFKIAKRNNIQIKYSTVEEIKSAYSFNNLQEFLDIYFAGASVLITEQDFYDLTWAYLHKAKEQNIVHAEIFFDPQTHTEQGIAFETVIKGIYNALKDGQERLGISFKLILCFLRHLDEAAAFKTMDEALSFKDWIDGFGLDSTEIGNPPGKFESVFAKAKQEGFLTTAHAGEEGPAQYIWDSLNLLRVNRIDHGNRCLDDEDLVKLLAEKQIPLTLCPLSNLELKVIKNMKDYPLLKMMEAGVLVTINSDDPAYFGGYLNENYLAVAKALNLSQEQILQLAKNSFKASWLSDEEKIKVYTILESHKLNT, encoded by the coding sequence ATGCTAATTGAACAATACATAAAAACAATTCCAAAAGCCGAACTACACCTTCATATTGAAGGAACATTTGAGCCTGATTTGATGTTTAAAATTGCGAAACGAAACAATATCCAAATCAAATATTCCACTGTTGAAGAAATTAAAAGTGCATATAGCTTTAATAATTTACAAGAATTCTTGGACATATATTTTGCAGGAGCTTCAGTGCTGATTACTGAGCAGGATTTTTATGATTTAACCTGGGCTTATCTCCATAAAGCCAAAGAACAAAACATTGTTCATGCGGAGATTTTTTTTGATCCTCAAACACATACTGAACAAGGAATTGCTTTCGAAACAGTGATTAAAGGAATTTACAATGCCTTGAAAGATGGACAAGAAAGACTTGGTATTAGTTTCAAACTCATTTTGTGTTTTTTAAGACATTTGGATGAAGCAGCTGCTTTCAAAACAATGGATGAAGCATTGTCATTTAAAGATTGGATTGATGGTTTTGGATTAGATTCTACTGAAATTGGTAATCCGCCAGGAAAATTCGAAAGCGTATTTGCCAAAGCAAAACAAGAAGGATTTCTAACAACTGCACATGCAGGTGAAGAAGGCCCTGCACAATACATTTGGGATTCACTGAATTTATTGAGAGTTAATCGTATTGATCATGGTAACCGGTGTTTAGATGATGAAGATTTAGTCAAATTACTTGCTGAAAAACAAATACCTCTTACACTTTGTCCTCTATCCAATCTAGAGTTGAAAGTCATTAAAAATATGAAAGATTATCCACTCTTAAAAATGATGGAAGCAGGAGTGTTAGTGACTATAAATTCTGATGACCCAGCCTATTTCGGTGGTTATCTGAATGAGAACTATTTGGCTGTAGCAAAAGCACTAAATCTTTCGCAAGAGCAAATTCTTCAATTAGCTAAAAACAGTTTTAAGGCTAGTTGGTTATCTGACGAAGAAAAGATAAAAGTATATACAATTCTTGAAAGTCATAAGCTAAATACATAA